The following coding sequences are from one Mytilus trossulus isolate FHL-02 chromosome 8, PNRI_Mtr1.1.1.hap1, whole genome shotgun sequence window:
- the LOC134728050 gene encoding ankyrin repeat domain-containing protein 50-like codes for MSCSQANEESTLQKPSQQRQVNDVKTTLKRSTNDDSYIFETPLLKASYYGYISVVKEFIERDAVDVNLCDKDKCSPLFWAIHEGHALVVTELLQHSAIVNNCNDIGVTPLWMASQQGHVNIVKQLLHHSADVNICDREGQLPLHYARINGNLDVELLLLGKQGNQ; via the coding sequence ATGAGCTGCAGTCAAGCCAATGAAGAATCAACATTGCAGAAACCAAGTCAGCAAAGGCAGGTTAACGATGtaaaaacaacgttaaaacgtTCGACAAACGATGATAGCTATATTTTTGAAACACCATTGTTGAAAGCAAGTTATTACGGATATATTAGTGTTGTAAAAGAATTTATAGAGCGTGATGCTGTTGATGTTAACCTCTGTGACAAAGATAAATGTTCTCCACTGTTTTGGGCAATCCATGAAGGACATGCACTTGTTGTTACAGAGTTACTGCAACATTCAGCTATAGTAAATAATTGCAATGATATTGGCGTGACACCACTTTGGATGGCAAGTCAACAAGGACATGTTAATATTGTTAAACAATTGTTACATCATTCGGCCGATGTAAATATATGTGACAGAGAGGGCCAGTTGCCTCTCCATTATGCAAGAATAAATGGCAACTTGGACGTAGAGTTGTTGCTATTAGGGAAACAAGGAAATCAGTAG
- the LOC134728052 gene encoding uncharacterized protein LOC134728052: MRGFSCFDVDCLKWYSSLDGIYRHHCYWYKRSTNLINAFEANRLCAENGHGLAPYIDIEQYNFMEELRPSDAGETFIGVMDVAEEDTWTHLDGSSITNNDFWSTFWVEADLRYQQPNGGSDQNCAAINSKSYNVQNKTQDKSCTNIFLDEMLCYKKEENCLKWNSTADQQYREHCYWFTSKPSSLTSWTIVDAMNQCRNNGGYLAPIIDNQNYKFIMNDVLSTVFLIKSTQVWLGTHSITGSPSNWNNDPSFVTSLLQSSYSEKCVVINSNLIQSWIPCKTNSSALTGAVCFKHESCGLDMNPTTVEKLRRVLLIDPDDTNAYKLTKISVYEDRPTAKAIGYVGVVVLIAVVVLIVLLDCQRTEQSISKNKTS, encoded by the exons GGTTTTCGTGCTTTGATGTTGATTGTCTAAAATGGTATTCGTCGTTAGATGGAATTTACAGACACCACTGTTACTGGTATAAAAGGtcaacaaatttaataaatgccTTTGAAGCTAACAGGCTTTGTGCTGAAAATGGTCATGGATTGGCACCATACATAGACATAGAACAGTACAATTTTATGGAAGAATTAAGACCTAGTGACGc AGGGGAGACATTTATTGGCGTGATGGACGTAGCTGAAGAAGACACTTGGACCCATTTAGACGGGTCAAGCATAACAAACAACGATTTTTGGTCGACCTTTTGGGTTGAAGCAGACCTGCGTTACCAGCAGCCGAACGGAGGATCGGACCAAAACTGTGCTGCGATAAACAGTAAAAGCTataatgttcaaaataaaactCAGGATAAGTCATGCACAAACATATTTCTGGATGAAatgttatgttataaaaaag aagaaaattgtttaaaatggaACTCCACCGCTGATCAACAATACAGAGAACACTGTTATTGGTTTACAAGTAAGCCTTCATCATTGACGTCATGGACAATTGTTGATGCCATGAATCAGTGTCGCAACAACGGTGGCTACCTTGCACCAATTATAGACaaccaaaattataaatttatcatgAATGACGTTTTGAGTACAGTATTTTT AATAAAAAGTACCCAAGTTTGGCTTGGTACCCATTCTATAACAGGCTCTCCATCCAACTGGAATAATGATCCATCGTTCGTTACATCGCTATTACAGAGCTCTTATAGTGAGAAATGTGTTGTTATTAATTCAAATCTAATTCAGTCATGGATACCATGTAAAACAAACAGTAGTGCCTTGACCGGAGCAGTATGCTTCAAGCATGAATCATGTGGATTAG atatgaaTCCAACAACAGTAGAAAAATTAAGACGTGTCCTGTTAATTGACCCTGACGATACAAACG CGTATAAATTGACGAAGATCAGTGTATACGAAGATAGACCGACGGCGAAGGCTATAGGTTATGTAGGAGTTGTCGTTCTTATTGCTGTTGTCGTACTTATTGTGTTGTTAGATTGTCAACGAACAGAACAAAgtatttctaaaaacaaaacaagttaa